The Meiothermus sp. genome segment CGGGGGAATCTCGAGGTTTGCGTTAGGTTCCAGATTTAGCTATAGACCTGCTTTCAGCCAGTTGTTTGGCCTTTCCGTCTGGCAAGATAAAGCCGGCGGAGACCACGTACTTCAGCGCATCTTCGATGCTTATATCGAGCGGGATCACGTCAGCTGTTGGAACAATTACGGCCATGCCAGAGGCTGGCACAGGACTGGTCGGAACCAGTACCACGGTATAACCCTCTGGTAAAGGTGACAACCTCTTACCTACCTCTGGACTGGCGATGAAGCAGAGAATATATACGCCCTTTCGTGGATACTCGACCAAAGCTGCTCGCTGAAATTGAACTTCTGGTTGCCCCAACAAGGTCTGAGATATTTGCTGAACCGCGTTGTACACCTCGCGTATAAGCGGGATGGTTTTGATGCTACGATCAATGGCCCCGAAAATTAGACGGCCAACATAGTTGCCCGCTAGCGCCCCTACCAGTGCCACGAGTCCCAGGGTTGCGACAATCCCCAAAATCGGTAAGAAAGGCAACAACCACCGTGAGGGTTCGGCATCTACGGCCCGCAAGATACTTCCGATGATGTTATTCGACCAGTTGTAGACCCACACCAGGACATAAACGGTCACGGCAATGGGAAGCGTGGAAAGCAGACCGGTCAGGAAGTAGCGGCGGAGTCTGACACCCATATTTATAAGAGTTTAAGGCCGGCGGGACTCTTGAATAGGTTTTCCCTCACCGGTACCCTCATACAAGGGTTTTACCACACCTCGAGGTGCGCTGACCGAGTGTTCTGATACCAGATTCGGTTAGTTCGTCGCCGTATGGCAGCGAACTAACCTGACTGAAGTTATCCGCGTAGCGGAGGGCGATACCGCCCCTTGGAAGGGAGTGCTCTAGGATTCAAAAAGATAGCCTCTGGGAGTCTTTGGTTTGGATAATTATCTTTTTGAATCCGGTATGACAGCGTGTTTGCAATGTATCTACCTGCCACAAATGGGGGTACTGTGTTTTGACTCGGCTGAGTAAGCGGGCCTCAGGGATCTGGTCAGCTCAGTCTGGCACAATATCGAGCCCCTCTTCTCATCCAAGGCTGCTACACTCAGGCTCGTGAATGCCTTTGCTGATTGGCTTTTTGTGGTGGTGTGGTTGGTGGCGCTATTGGCCACCTTCATCCCGGTGGTGCCTGCCGGGTTCATCATCATCGGTATGGCCTTGCTGCACGAACTGCTGGTGGGGTTTAGCGAGATTTCCCTGTCGGTCTGGATTGTTCTGGCCATTTTGACGGTCTTGTCTTCGCTGGTGGACAATATTGCGGGTGCGTTGGGGGCCAAACACTTCGGCGGCAGCCGTCAGGGGGTGTGGGGTGCTTTCATCGGGGGTATTTTGGGTATTTTTATCCTGCCTCCGCTGGGGTTGTTTCTGATGCCTTTTGTGGGCGCATTTGTGGGCGAACTGGTAGCGGGTCGCACTGCCGAGGCTGCCTTGCGTGGGGCCTGGGGGGCTGTACTGGGCCTGTTGGGAGGGCTGGCTGGCAAGTTTTTGATTCACCTGTTGATGGGCCTTCTGGTCATCCGGGCTATTTTTTAGGCCTCGGTTGGCTTGGTTGGAGGATTTTGCTTTACGCTCGCACAAGCTTGTTTTGCGCGTCTCAGGTAGAAAGTCAAGTTTTTCTTCGGTCTCGTATTCAGCTTGGGCTTTCGGCAATTCTTCTGGTGTTTGAGATATTGTTCGAGCTTCTTTCCATGTCTTTGGACTGTACGGGCTATACTTGGTCTTCAGATGGGGTATGTACTCATCAGTCGAAAAGGTTGCCACCTCTGCGAGGAAGCCGAGGCCTTGCTGGCGGCACAGGGTATCGCGTATACCTTTCAGGACGTGGATGCGGATGAGCACCTGAAAAAGACCTATACCTTCCGGGTTCCGGTGCTTCTGAAAGAGGGCAAGGTTGTGCTCGAGGGCAAGTTTACTCCCGAGCGCTTATCAAGGAAATTATCTTTATAGCTGGGAGGCTTTGAATGGATCCAATCCTGATCGAAATCGGTTCGCTGCAAATACGCTGGTATGGGCTTTTTCTGGTACTGGCGATTTTTGCTTCCTTTGAGATTGCTAAGCGAATTCTGAAAGGTTGGGGTTTTGACCCCGACCGCTTTGAACAAATTGCCTTTTGGGCTGTAATCTGGGGGGTTATTGGGGCCCGGGTGGGTTATGTAATTACCAGTCCGGGCGATTTTAGCAGCAATCCAGTTTCGGCCCTTTATATCTGGCAAGGGGGTCTTTCCTTCCACGGTGCCATTATTGGTGGTCTGATCCCGTTTATTTACCACCACTACCGCAGTAAAATACCGGTCTGGGCCTATCTCGATGCAGTGGTGCCGGGCATTGCGATTGGTATTGCCGCGGGACGGCTTGGCAATATCATGAACGGCTCCGACACCGTGGGGCGCCTGACCAACTGGCCCATTGGGTTTACCTGGCCTGCTTCGGCCAGCGGATTTCCTGGGGTGTGCCCCGGCATCAACGATATCAGTGAGGTGGTTCGGTGTGCGCCAGAGGCCATTGTTCGCGGCCCGGTTCACTTTACCCAGCTTTATGGGGTCTTGATTGGGGTGGTGTTACTCCTTCTGTCCATCTACTGGTTGCGGCAGAACCGGGCCTATGGCTATGTTTTCTGGCAATTTGTGCTCTGGTATAGCGTATTGCGCTCGGTGTTCGAGGAGACCTTCCGTCTCAACCCGTTGTGGATTAAGGCATATGTGAACGAGCAGGCTGGTATCGGACTTTTTACCGCGACCCAGATTATCTCCATCCCGCTGACGATTGTGGCTATCTTCTTCCTAATGCGATGGAAGGGGCAGCGCGAGAACCCTCCCAGCCCGCCAGGGTTGGTTCCGGCGGGGCCAGCGCCCAAGCCTGGCCCTTCCAAAAGGCATAAAAAACGTTAGAGGCTGTTCTGATTCCAGACTCTCGAGTTTGCGTGACGGGAAAATAGACCCTCGAGCCCCCCTTTTGGCAATACAATCGGAGAGATATGGCACATGCTGTGGTGATTTTGGCAGCGGGCCTGGGAACCCGCATGAAGTCCAAACTGCCCAAAGTTCTGCACCCCTTGCTGGGAAAACCCCTGGTTGGCTACTGCATTGATACAGCGTTTGCCAGCGGCGCCGAAAAGGTGGTGGTGGTCATCGGCCATGGGGCCGAGCAGGTGCGTCAAACCTTTGAGGGCTACCCCAACCTGAGCTTCGTGGTGCAGGAGCAACAACTGGGCACGGCCCACGCCCTGGCCCAGGCTCAGCCTGTGCTGGCTGGCTTCCAGGGCCCCGTTGTGGTAACTCAGGGCGATACCCCTCTCACCCGGGTCGAGACCCTTACGGGGTTGGTGGCTGCCATGCAGGCCGAGGGGGCCGGGATGGCCCTGCTCACCATGTGGCTCGACGACCCCACCGGTTACGGGCGCATCCTTCGAGACGAACAGGGCCAAATTCTGGGCAATGTGGAGCAAAAGGATGCCACCTCTGAGCAGAGGGCCATTCAGGAGATCAACCCCGGGGTCTACTGTTTTGACCCCAGCCTGTGGGAAAAACTAAAGCAGGTTGGGAATCAAAATGCTGCTGGCGAATACTACCTCCCCGACCTGATTCGTATTTACCGCGAGGCGGGTCAGAAGGTTGCATCGGTAGAGTCTAAGGACACGGGTGAGCTGCTGGGGGTGAACTCCCGCGCCCAACTGGCCGAAGTGGAAAGGGTGTTGCTCCAGCGCCTGCGGGCCGACTGGATGAACCGCGGGGTGCGGATGATTCAGCCCGAGACCATCTACATAGAGCCCAGCGTGGAGCTGGCGCCCGACGTAACCCTGTGGCCGGGGGTGATTCTGCGGGGCCAAACCCGACTGGGCGAGGGGGTAGAGGTCGGGGCCTATGCTGTGCTCACCGATACGGTGGTGGAAGCCGGAGGCAAGATTAAGTCGCATACGGTTTGCGACGAGGCCTATGTCTCGAGCGGGGCCGATGTCGGGCCGTTTGCCCGCCTGCGGCCCAGGGTCTACCTGGAAGAGGGGGCCCACGTGGGCAACTTTGTCGAACTAAAAAATGCCCGCCTGGGTAAGCGGGCCAAAGCCGGGCACCTGGCCTACCTGGGCGACGCTGAGGTGGGGGAGGAGTCCAACATTGGTGCTGGGGTGATTACCGCCAACTACGATGGCCAGCGCAAACACAAAACCACCATCGGTAAGCGGGTGTTTGTGGGCTCCAACAGCGTCTTGATTGCTCCCGTAACACTGGCTGACGGATCGTTTATTGCCGGAGGCAGTGGCATCAACCAAGACGTACCCGAGGGCGCACTGGCCATTGCCCGTGAGCGCCAGCGAAACATTGAGGGTTACATGAAACGCAAACGGGGAGAGGGTTGAGGTACCCCATGATCTCCTTGGGTTCCAGAAACTTTTTGGTAGACCCCTTATTTTTTACGCTTTTTTGATGCAGGGTAGATAACCTTTCAGATGAAATTCAACCAACGGAGTAAACTAAGGTTGGGAGTGAGCTATGAACCTGGGAATGACGGAAATTTTGATTATCTTGCTGATCGCCTTGCTGCTGTTTGGCCCGCGCAAGCTGCCCGAGCTGGGGCGCAGCCTTGGGCAGAGCATCCGTGAGTTCCAGCGAGGCGCCAAGAGCATCCGTGAGGAGTTTGAAAAAGCCGCCGACGTGAAGGAGTTCAAAGAAATCAAGGAAGAAATCAGCAAGCCTCTGGAGGAGATCAAGAAACCCCTCGAGGCCAGGGAAGAGCCTAAATCCTGAAGGGGACTGCCATGCGTGAAGCCCCTTTGATGGAACACCTGGAGGAACTGCGAAACCGCCTGATCTGGGCCATTGTGGCCTGGGCCGTGATGACAGCGGTGGCTTTTACCTTTCGGGTACAGATCCTGGAGGCCTTGCGGCGCCCACTGGATGCCTACAATGCAAGCGCTTCGCTCAAAGCCGAGCTTATCGTCTTGAACATTACCGAGCCCTTCCTAACAGCTTTCAAAGTGGCGGCTTTTGGTGGTTTGGCATTGGCCCTGCCCTTTATCGTTTACCAGATCTGGGCCTTTATTGCGCCTGGTTTATACGCGCACGAGCGCAGGCTGGCGGTTCCCTTCATTTTGGGCGCGGGTTTTAGCTTTGCCCTGGGGGCTGTGTTTGCCTACTTTGTGCTCCTGCCCTTTGCCGTGCCTTTTTTGCTGGGCTTTTTGGGGGATGTGGTCACACCCCAAATCTCCATCGGGATGTACATGGGTCAGGTGGTTACGTTCCTGGCCTTAATGGGCATTCTTTTCGAGATGCCGGTGGTGAGCTACTTGCTAGCCCGTCTGGGATTTCTTACCAGCCGCTTTCTGGTGAGCAACTGGCGCATTGCGGTGGTGCTTCTCGTTACCCTGGCAGCCCTCATTACACCTACGGTGGATGTGGTCAACCTTAGCCTGGTTTCCATCCCCCTGATGGTGCTCTACGGTTTTTCGATTCTGCTGGTCAAGTGGGCCGAGCGAGGGCGCCCCAAAGAGGTTGAAGCTGGTGCCGTTTAGCACTGGTTTTGGGTTGCTATAGTCGAACATACATAAGGTCTTCAGGACAGGACTTTTCTGGAGGCTTGCCTCAGTCCGTACAGAAGGGCTTGCCTCAAAACGTTCAGCTTGGTATACCATTGGGTTCATGGATCAGCGCATTCTAGACCTGCGTAAGGAAGTAGACCAGATCAACCGCGAACTGCTCAGACTGCTTTCCGAGCGGGGCAAGCTGGTGAGCGAGATTGGGCGGGTACAGACCGAGCTGGGGCTGGCCCATTACGACCCCAAGCGCGAAGATGAAATGTTGGCCTACCTCACCCTGGAAAACCCCGGCCCCTACCCTGCCGAGACCATTAAGCGGCTGTTTAAGGAAATCTTCAAAGCCTCGCTGGACTTAGAAGAGCAGCAGGACAAGCAGAAATTCCTCTATTCACGGCAGGTCAAGCCCGAGGACACCGCCGTAAAGGTGGGGGATGTGGTTTTTGGGCAAGGTAAGGTGTTGGTAGCCGGGCCTTGTTCCATCGAATCGGAAGAGCAGATGTTGACTACCGCCAGGTTCCTGGCCAGCCATGGCATCAAGGTACTGCGGGGAGGCGCCTATAAACCCCGTACTTCCCCTTATGGCTTCCAGGGGATGGGAGAGCCCGCCCTGAAGCTGGGCCGGCAGGCGGCCGATGCCAACGGCATGGTGTTTGTGACGGAGGTCATGGATACCCGCGATGTGGAGGTGGTCGCCGCAGTATGCCGATATTCTGCAGGTGGGCACCCGCAACGCCCAGAATTTCGCCTTGCTGCGTGAGGTGGGCAAGGCCAACAAGCCGGTTTTGCTCAAACGTGGTTTTGCCCAGACCATCGAAGAGTGGTTCTACAGCGCTGAATACATCCTCTCGCAGGGCAATGCCGAGGTGATTTTGTGTGAGCGAGGCATCCGCACCTACGAAAAATGGACCCGCAACACACTTGACCTGTCGGCGGCCATCCTGGCCAAACAGCTAACCCATCTGCCGGTGATTGTGGATGTGACCCATGCCGCAGGGCGACGCGACCTGCTGGCCCCGCTGGCCAGGGCCGCTCTGGCGGCTGGTCTGGATGGGGTACACGTCGAGGTGCACCCCAACCCCAAGGTGGCTCTTTCCGACAGCGAGCAGCAGCTCGACTTTGACCAGTTCGAGCAGTTCATGAAGGCCATCGAAGATCTGATGCCGAAAGAGACCTCGAGGGTCTAGCGCACTCTGCAAATGTCAGTTTCTTCCCTGGCCCCTAACGCCCATACCCTGTACCCTATTAGCTGTGGGACTTTTTGACAATTTAGTAGGGGCTTTCCTCAAACTAACCGACCCGACGCCGGAATACACCGGGCCGCGCTGCTTGCTCGAGCGCAACAGCGTAGGCGGATGTGACAAGTGCCAGCAGGTCTGCCCGCATCAGGCCATCAACCTGCAAAGTTTTACCGTTGAAATTGACGAGGTGAAGTGCACAAGCTGCGGGCTTTGCACCGCTGTTTGCCCGGGTCTGGCGCTGGAGTTCCCGCTTGGCCCCATTCAGGAGAAGCTACACCGGGGGCGGGGTCAGCTCCGCTGCTCCAAAGCGCCTGGGGCTGGCGATGAGACTCACTGTTTAGGACAGCTCACGCCAGGGGTTCTGGCCGAAGCGGGTTCCCGTTATGGCCCGCTTACCTTAGCTCATGGGGACTGCGCGAACTGCAAAATCGGGGGCCCTACCATACCCGAGCGGGTAGGGTGGGCAGTGGAGGAGGGGAAAAAGTATTTCCCAGGGCTCGAGGTGCATATACAGCAGGATGCGCTGCGTGGGGCGGAGGTGGGGCGCCGGGAGTTTTTTGGGGCCATGTTTGGTGGGGCCAAGCGTTCTGCTGCCGAGCTGGTGCCCAACCTGCCTTTGCCAGAGGAGCCCTACGAAGATAAGCGCTCCGAACTCCCTCCAGAGCTGCGCTTGCGCAAGGTGGCAGCTTATCGGGCCCAGGAGGTACAGTGGCCTCGTATCACTGTGGCTGAAGGGTGCACACTGTGCCCGGTCTGTACCAACGTGTGCCCTACCAAGGCGGTTGAACGCGAGCGCGATACGGTAGAGGGCTTGAGCGAAGAGTACGTCTTGAAGCTGAATGTGTCGGCCTGTACAGGTTGTGGGGCTTGTGTGGAGAGCTGCCCTCCGCAGGTCATCTCACTGGTGGAAGCCACCCGAGCGGAAGTGTTGGGGGGGCCGCTCGAGCTCTACCGGGGTACGCCTCCCTGGTACGACCTTTAGATGCCTAAAGCTGCACTGGGTGCGGGTAAAGATGCCTTTAAAGTACAACATTGACTCTCTAGTGGCTCAGGTAACCAGGAAATCCGGTATGCACGACGATCCCTCTAAATGACCCGCACATTGCAACAATGAGCAATCAACGTGCGTTCAAAATATGCCGCATAACAAGTTATACCGGATGCAAAAAGATAATTATCCAAACCAAAGTCCCCCAGAGGCTATCTTTTTGAATCCCAGAGCACTCCCTTCCAAGGGGCGGTATCGCCCTCCGCTACGCGGATAACTTCGGCCCTGTTAGTTTGCCGCATCCGGTGCCGAACTAACCGAATCTGGTATAACAGCAGTGACCAAAGGTTTGACACATCGCGGCCAGACCCCTAAAATACCGTTTGCTGTCCTGTGGGTTTCGCACCTCATAGGTGGGGGAACCGTTCTGGCCGCTCCGTGCTGGGGCATCGTCTAATGGCAGGACAACGGTCTTTGGAACCGTCGGTCGTGGTTCGAGTCCACGTGCCCCAGCCATCAAACCCTCCGAGCCGTGTTCGGAGGGTTTTTGCTGTCTGGCTTGGCCAGTGTGACATATGGGCGTTACCCTGGCTCCTGGTCTGCTACTATCATGGAATATATGGCGGAAGCTGTGCAAAGTGACAAAGTTTTGGTAGTTACCTCGAGCCCGACCCTGCGGGCCTTGCTCGAGCTGGTTATTGAGGAGCAGGGCGTTGAGGCCCAGTTTTATGAGAAAGCCCAGGAGGGTCTGGATTTCCTCAAAGCGCATACACCCCGGGCGATTGTACTGGATGATGGAATTGAAATTGACCCCTTTTCTATTGCTTCCCGCCTGAAAATGAGCCGCCGCCTGCGGGAAGTGC includes the following:
- a CDS encoding DUF502 domain-containing protein, giving the protein MGVRLRRYFLTGLLSTLPIAVTVYVLVWVYNWSNNIIGSILRAVDAEPSRWLLPFLPILGIVATLGLVALVGALAGNYVGRLIFGAIDRSIKTIPLIREVYNAVQQISQTLLGQPEVQFQRAALVEYPRKGVYILCFIASPEVGKRLSPLPEGYTVVLVPTSPVPASGMAVIVPTADVIPLDISIEDALKYVVSAGFILPDGKAKQLAESRSIAKSGT
- a CDS encoding DUF456 domain-containing protein, with the protein product MNAFADWLFVVVWLVALLATFIPVVPAGFIIIGMALLHELLVGFSEISLSVWIVLAILTVLSSLVDNIAGALGAKHFGGSRQGVWGAFIGGILGIFILPPLGLFLMPFVGAFVGELVAGRTAEAALRGAWGAVLGLLGGLAGKFLIHLLMGLLVIRAIF
- a CDS encoding glutaredoxin family protein; translation: MGYVLISRKGCHLCEEAEALLAAQGIAYTFQDVDADEHLKKTYTFRVPVLLKEGKVVLEGKFTPERLSRKLSL
- the lgt gene encoding prolipoprotein diacylglyceryl transferase, encoding MDPILIEIGSLQIRWYGLFLVLAIFASFEIAKRILKGWGFDPDRFEQIAFWAVIWGVIGARVGYVITSPGDFSSNPVSALYIWQGGLSFHGAIIGGLIPFIYHHYRSKIPVWAYLDAVVPGIAIGIAAGRLGNIMNGSDTVGRLTNWPIGFTWPASASGFPGVCPGINDISEVVRCAPEAIVRGPVHFTQLYGVLIGVVLLLLSIYWLRQNRAYGYVFWQFVLWYSVLRSVFEETFRLNPLWIKAYVNEQAGIGLFTATQIISIPLTIVAIFFLMRWKGQRENPPSPPGLVPAGPAPKPGPSKRHKKR
- the glmU gene encoding bifunctional UDP-N-acetylglucosamine diphosphorylase/glucosamine-1-phosphate N-acetyltransferase GlmU, which codes for MAHAVVILAAGLGTRMKSKLPKVLHPLLGKPLVGYCIDTAFASGAEKVVVVIGHGAEQVRQTFEGYPNLSFVVQEQQLGTAHALAQAQPVLAGFQGPVVVTQGDTPLTRVETLTGLVAAMQAEGAGMALLTMWLDDPTGYGRILRDEQGQILGNVEQKDATSEQRAIQEINPGVYCFDPSLWEKLKQVGNQNAAGEYYLPDLIRIYREAGQKVASVESKDTGELLGVNSRAQLAEVERVLLQRLRADWMNRGVRMIQPETIYIEPSVELAPDVTLWPGVILRGQTRLGEGVEVGAYAVLTDTVVEAGGKIKSHTVCDEAYVSSGADVGPFARLRPRVYLEEGAHVGNFVELKNARLGKRAKAGHLAYLGDAEVGEESNIGAGVITANYDGQRKHKTTIGKRVFVGSNSVLIAPVTLADGSFIAGGSGINQDVPEGALAIARERQRNIEGYMKRKRGEG
- a CDS encoding twin-arginine translocase TatA/TatE family subunit, whose product is MNLGMTEILIILLIALLLFGPRKLPELGRSLGQSIREFQRGAKSIREEFEKAADVKEFKEIKEEISKPLEEIKKPLEAREEPKS
- the tatC gene encoding twin-arginine translocase subunit TatC, whose amino-acid sequence is MREAPLMEHLEELRNRLIWAIVAWAVMTAVAFTFRVQILEALRRPLDAYNASASLKAELIVLNITEPFLTAFKVAAFGGLALALPFIVYQIWAFIAPGLYAHERRLAVPFILGAGFSFALGAVFAYFVLLPFAVPFLLGFLGDVVTPQISIGMYMGQVVTFLALMGILFEMPVVSYLLARLGFLTSRFLVSNWRIAVVLLVTLAALITPTVDVVNLSLVSIPLMVLYGFSILLVKWAERGRPKEVEAGAV
- a CDS encoding 4Fe-4S dicluster domain-containing protein; its protein translation is MGLFDNLVGAFLKLTDPTPEYTGPRCLLERNSVGGCDKCQQVCPHQAINLQSFTVEIDEVKCTSCGLCTAVCPGLALEFPLGPIQEKLHRGRGQLRCSKAPGAGDETHCLGQLTPGVLAEAGSRYGPLTLAHGDCANCKIGGPTIPERVGWAVEEGKKYFPGLEVHIQQDALRGAEVGRREFFGAMFGGAKRSAAELVPNLPLPEEPYEDKRSELPPELRLRKVAAYRAQEVQWPRITVAEGCTLCPVCTNVCPTKAVERERDTVEGLSEEYVLKLNVSACTGCGACVESCPPQVISLVEATRAEVLGGPLELYRGTPPWYDL
- a CDS encoding response regulator is translated as MAEAVQSDKVLVVTSSPTLRALLELVIEEQGVEAQFYEKAQEGLDFLKAHTPRAIVLDDGIEIDPFSIASRLKMSRRLREVPVVLFIGDSDDRTKLTAEFARVEHVLSKPVDRKALSSILRNLPQQQPSV